A genome region from Danio aesculapii chromosome 2, fDanAes4.1, whole genome shotgun sequence includes the following:
- the ranbp9 gene encoding ran-binding protein 9: MSGPSSGCGFLMSVVVHGDLALNEQEKELNQRLRRLYPAVNEQETPLPRSWSPKDKFSYIGLSQNNLRVHYKGHGKTPKDAASVRATHPIPAACGVYYFEVKIISKGRDGYMGIGLSAQGVNMNRLPGWDKHSYGYHGDDGHSFCSSGTGQPYGPTFTTGDVIGCCVNLINNTCFYTKNGHSLGIAFTDLPPNLYPTVGLQTPGEVVDANFGQHPFVFDIEDYMREWRTKIQSQIDRFPIGEREGEWQAMIQKMVASYLVHHSYCATAEAFAKSTDQAVHEELASIKNRQKIQKLVLSGRMGEAIETTQQLYPSLLERNPDLLFMLKVRQFIEMVNGTDSEVRCLGGRSPKSQDSYPGSPRLFNSPVHKPSSSQAYQTGFDNNYCNGVSSSKGHTSAHSHKSCPPTLSSPELGVLNGSRGQQTIVSSEVEMEVDHFLNGVSESSSNGFLNGSSTHGTEPEDCDADMEVDSTQSKRQLCGGSQAAIERMIQFGRELQSMSEHLRRERGKNSANKKMLKDAFSLLAYSDPWNSPVGYQLDSIQREPVCSTLNSAILETHNLPKQPPLALAMGQAAQCLSLMARTGSGSCAFASVDDYLH; the protein is encoded by the exons ATGTCAGGACCGTCATCGGGCTGTGGGTTTCTGATGTCGGTTGTTGTTCACGGAGACTTGGCTCTCAACGAGCAAGAAAAAGAGCTCAACCAGCGGCTTAGACGCCTTTACCCAGCCGTCAACGAGCAGGAGACCCCGCTGCCCAGATCCTGGAGCCCCAAAGACAAATTCAGCTACATCGGCCTGTCTCAAAACAACCTCCGGGTGCATTATAAAG GTCATGGAAAGACCCCGAAAGATGCTGCATCTGTCCGTGCAACTCACCCGATTCCAGCTGCATGTGGGGTCTATTACTTTGAGGTGAAAATTATCAGTAAAGGACGAGATGG GTACATGGGAATTGGGCTGTCAGCTCAAGGTGTCAACATGAACAGACTTCCAG GTTGGGACAAACACTCATATGGCTACCATGGGGACGATGGCCACTCTTTCTGCTCTTCTGGCACTGGACAGCCCTATGGACCTACATTTACAACAGGCGATGTGATTGGCTGCTGTGTGAACCTCATCAACAATACCTGTTTTTACACAAAAAATGGCCACAGTCTAG GCATAGCTTTTACAGATTTACCG CCAAACCTGTATCCCACAGTGGGTCTACAGACCCCAGGGGAGGTCGTGGATGCCAACTTTGGGCAGCATCCATTTGTCTTTGATATTGAGGATTACATGCGGGAATGGAGAACCAAGATTCAGTCTCAGATTGACCGCTTCCCTATTGGGGAGAGAGAAGGAGAATGGCAAGCCATGATTCAGAA AATGGTGGCCTCCTATCTGGTTCACCACAGTTACTGTGCCACCGCTGAGGCCTTTGCCAAATCAACTGACCAGGCTGTACATGAGGAACTTGCTTCTATCAAAAATAGACAGA AAATCCAGAAGCTGGTCCTGTCTGGCAGAATGGGAGAGGCTATAGAGACCACTCAACAGCTTTATCCCAGCCTGTTAGAGAGAAACCCAGACCTCCTTTTCATGTTGAA AGTCAGGCAGTTCATTGAGATGGTGAATGGCACTGACAGTGAGGTCAGGTGTCTCGGTGGCAGGAGCCCTAAGTCACAAGACAGTTACCCAGGCTCCCCTCGCCTCTTCAACAGCCCTGTTCACAAACCCAGCAGCTCCCAGGCCTACCAGACAG GTTTtgataataattattgtaatggAGTTTCATCAAGTAAAGGCCACACTTCAGCTCACAGTCACAAGTCATGTCCTCCTACCCTTTCAAGTCCTGAGCTTGGTGTCCTGAATGGCAGTAGGGGTCAGCAGACCATTGTGAG TAGCGAAGTGGAGATGGAGGTGGATCACTTCTTAAACGGAGTGTCTGAATCCTCTTCAAATGGGTTCCTGAATGGCAGCTCTACACACGGGACAGAGCCAGAGGACTGTGATGCAGATATGG AAGTGGATAGCACTCAGTCTAAGAGACAGTTGTGCGGGGGGAGCCAGGCAGCCATTGAGAGGATGATCCAGTTTGGCCGGGAGCTACAAAGCATGAGTGAGCACTTGCGCCGTGAGCGGGGCAAAAATTCAGCCAATAAGAAGATGCTCAAG GATGCGTTCAGTTTGCTGGCATATTCAGATCCATGGAACAGTCCCGTGGGCTACCAGCTAGACTCCATTCAGAGAGAGCCTGTCTGTTCCACACTCAACAGTGCAATATTAG
- the rnf182 gene encoding E3 ubiquitin-protein ligase RNF182: MMGQLPEEDVVGGFTTEELECKICYCAYSLSSRRPKVLKCCHCLCAKCLAKIHDLGESSPNAVICPFCRYITELPREDVDSLPDEYNLVSALLSFQMRKSHNLHDTQGEILLSPRRLTSLVGHSASASPTSIRSNYVVITIMEPRQESVIPSPGRDYRSSSLDSMASVTNRWTVWNCAALLCQTSARVLVWLLGLLYFSSLPLGVYLLIMQHTTMGVLMVSLVPVSLLIVMVYGLCQCLCREFWDCVPP; the protein is encoded by the coding sequence ATGATGGGACAGCTCCCGGAGGAGGATGTGGTGGGTGGCTTTACCACAGAGGAACTGGAATGCAAGATCTGCTACTGTGCTTACAGCCTGTCAAGTCGACGGCCCAAGGTTCTCAAGTGCTGCCACTGTCTGTGTGCCAAGTGCCTTGCAAAAATCCATGATTTAGGTGAATCCTCTCCAAACGCGGTGATTTGTCCATTCTGCCGTTACATCACAGAACTTCCCAGAGAAGATGTGGATAGTCTACCAGATGAGTACAACTTGGTGTCAGCGCTTTTGTCCTTCCAGATGAGGAAGAGTCACAACCTGCATGACACCCAAGGTGAGATTCTACTCAGTCCCAGACGACTCACCTCCTTGGTGGGACACTCAGCTTCAGCTTCTCCGACCTCAATTCGTTCCAATTACGTGGTGATCACCATTATGGAGCCTCGGCAAGAGTCTGTTATTCCATCTCCAGGTAGGGATTACCGATCTTCCAGCCTGGACTCAATGGCCTCAGTTACCAATAGATGGACAGTGTGGAACTGTGCGGCCCTCCTGTGCCAGACCTCAGCACGCGTCCTGGTTTGGCTGTTGGGACTGCTATACTTCAGCTCGCTGCCTCTAGGTGTGTACCTGCTAATCATGCAGCACACCACCATGGGGGTGCTGATGGTCAGTCTGGTACCTGTCAGTCTTCTAATTGTCATGGTGTACGGCCTTTGCCAATGCCTGTGCCGTGAGTTTTGGGACTGTGTACCACCGTAA